Proteins encoded within one genomic window of Mesorhizobium sp. AR10:
- a CDS encoding LysR family transcriptional regulator, translating into MQNFNDLSAFATVARERSFTRAAARLGVSPSALSQTIRNLEERLGLRLLTRTTRSVAPTEAGERLLRTVAPRFEEIEAELAILNELRDAPAGTVRITAGEHPAISVLQPALKRFLPTYPDVNVEIIVDYGLTDIVAEGYDAGVRMGEQVAKDMIAVRIGPDIRMAVVGSPAYFERFSIPQAPQELTGHKCINMRLFPWGLEKDGRELKVRGDGQLVFNNLGLRLSSALDGLGVAYVPEDQVVQHVTDGRLVRVLEDWCPPFPGYHLYYPSRRHTSPALALLVDVLRYRG; encoded by the coding sequence ATGCAAAACTTCAACGATCTTTCTGCGTTTGCGACGGTAGCCCGGGAACGGAGTTTCACACGGGCCGCCGCCAGGCTGGGCGTATCCCCATCGGCGTTGAGCCAGACAATCCGCAATCTTGAGGAGCGGCTTGGGTTGAGGCTTCTGACCCGAACCACGCGCAGCGTCGCTCCAACCGAGGCCGGCGAGCGGCTTCTGCGCACGGTGGCGCCGCGATTTGAGGAAATCGAGGCAGAACTCGCCATCTTGAACGAGCTGCGTGATGCTCCAGCTGGAACGGTGCGGATCACTGCCGGCGAGCATCCCGCTATTTCGGTGCTGCAACCGGCGCTCAAGCGGTTTTTGCCCACCTATCCCGATGTCAACGTCGAGATCATCGTCGACTACGGTCTCACCGATATTGTGGCGGAAGGGTATGACGCCGGCGTGCGCATGGGCGAGCAGGTCGCGAAGGACATGATAGCCGTTCGCATTGGACCGGACATCCGCATGGCTGTAGTCGGCTCGCCCGCGTATTTCGAACGATTTTCCATCCCGCAAGCCCCGCAGGAACTCACTGGGCACAAGTGCATCAACATGCGGCTGTTTCCGTGGGGTCTGGAGAAGGACGGCCGTGAGTTAAAGGTGCGGGGCGATGGCCAATTGGTGTTCAACAATCTTGGCTTGCGGCTGAGCTCTGCCTTGGACGGCCTCGGCGTGGCCTATGTGCCAGAGGATCAGGTGGTGCAGCATGTGACCGATGGACGGCTTGTCCGCGTGCTTGAAGATTGGTGCCCACCGTTTCCCGGTTATCATCTGTACTACCCCAGCCGCCGTCACACCTCACCGGCATTGGCGCTGCTGGTCGATGTGCTTCGCTATCGTGGCTAG
- a CDS encoding aldo/keto reductase: MARRNFLRIAAAAPLVAAAVNQASAQQTAPATGSAPLSGRRKLGALEVSGLGLGVQNMHRTYQTTVPHRPEMLNIIRAAFDRGVSFFDTAEAYGPHECECILGEAIEPFRDQVVITSKFGWNIDLETGERRPGLNSRPEHIKLAVEGSLKRLRTDRIDLLYQHRVDPQVPIEDVAGAIKDLMGQGKILHWGLSEMGLNTLRRAHTALPVTAVQSEYSMLWRGPEQEVLPLCEELGIGFVPWSPLGVGFLTGAIDARTRFAEGDIRGVEGRFMPENLPHNLALVALVRHWAERKQATAAQIALAWLMSQKPWIVPIPGTTQMAHLLDNVGADAVRFSPDEIAELNAAVRAIQIHGARLPDAVLAYSGVEAPES, encoded by the coding sequence ATGGCTCGCCGCAACTTCCTTCGCATAGCGGCCGCTGCACCACTTGTTGCCGCCGCCGTCAACCAGGCATCGGCTCAGCAGACCGCGCCGGCCACCGGCAGCGCTCCCCTGAGCGGGCGGCGTAAGCTCGGCGCGCTGGAGGTCTCTGGCCTCGGCCTCGGCGTACAGAACATGCACCGGACTTACCAGACAACGGTCCCGCACCGGCCCGAGATGCTCAACATTATCCGCGCCGCCTTTGACCGCGGCGTCTCGTTCTTCGACACCGCGGAGGCCTACGGCCCGCACGAGTGTGAGTGCATCCTGGGCGAGGCCATCGAGCCCTTCCGCGATCAAGTCGTCATCACCTCGAAGTTCGGCTGGAACATCGACCTCGAGACCGGCGAGCGGCGTCCGGGTCTCAACAGCCGTCCGGAGCACATCAAGCTTGCGGTGGAGGGTTCACTGAAGCGGTTGCGCACCGACCGCATCGACCTGCTCTACCAGCACCGTGTTGATCCGCAGGTGCCGATCGAGGACGTCGCCGGCGCCATCAAGGACCTCATGGGTCAGGGTAAGATCCTGCACTGGGGTCTGTCCGAGATGGGGCTCAACACCCTCCGACGCGCCCACACGGCGTTGCCGGTTACTGCCGTGCAAAGTGAGTATTCCATGTTGTGGCGCGGACCGGAGCAGGAAGTCCTGCCACTGTGCGAAGAGCTCGGTATTGGCTTTGTGCCGTGGAGCCCGCTGGGGGTGGGATTCCTGACCGGCGCTATCGATGCAAGGACACGATTCGCTGAAGGCGACATTCGCGGCGTAGAGGGTCGCTTCATGCCGGAGAACCTGCCGCACAACCTGGCGCTGGTCGCGCTTGTCAGACACTGGGCTGAGCGAAAGCAGGCCACTGCGGCGCAGATCGCGCTCGCTTGGCTGATGTCGCAGAAGCCCTGGATTGTGCCGATCCCCGGCACCACTCAGATGGCCCATCTGCTCGACAATGTCGGCGCCGACGCCGTCCGGTTCTCGCCTGACGAGATTGCGGAACTCAACGCTGCGGTCAGGGCAATCCAGATCCATGGCGCACGTCTGCCGGACGCGGTGCTGGCCTACTCCGGCGTTGAAGCGCCCGAGAGCTGA
- a CDS encoding aldo/keto reductase, whose product MKTRTLGGLKVSALGLGCMSMSSAYGPPANKADSIALIRFAHERGVTLFDTAEAYGPFANEELVGEALAPIRDQVVIATKFGFDIDLTTGARRGGTNSRPEHIKQVAEASLKRLKTDRIDLFYQHRVDPKVPIEDVAGALKDLIATGKVKHWGLSEAGVQTIRRANAVQPLTAVQSEYSLFYRGVEAEVLPVCEELGIGFVPFSPLGAGFLTGKIDQNTKFDPTDFRSAVPRFSPEARKANMGLVDIVKAVAEHKGATPAQVALAWLLAQKPWIVPIPGTTKRNRLEENLGATNLALTARDLQELAEALAKFDVQGERLPEAALKMTGL is encoded by the coding sequence ATGAAAACCAGAACACTCGGAGGCCTGAAAGTCTCCGCCCTCGGCCTTGGTTGCATGAGCATGAGTTCAGCTTACGGGCCGCCCGCCAACAAAGCTGACTCTATCGCATTGATACGCTTCGCGCACGAACGCGGTGTAACCCTGTTCGACACGGCAGAGGCCTACGGGCCTTTTGCCAACGAAGAACTCGTGGGTGAGGCGCTCGCGCCAATCCGGGATCAGGTGGTCATTGCCACCAAGTTCGGCTTCGATATCGATCTGACGACCGGCGCGCGCCGTGGCGGCACCAACAGCCGGCCGGAGCATATCAAGCAGGTCGCGGAGGCTAGTCTGAAGCGCCTGAAAACCGACCGGATCGACCTGTTCTATCAGCACCGGGTCGATCCTAAAGTGCCGATCGAAGACGTAGCCGGCGCGCTTAAGGACCTGATTGCCACAGGCAAGGTGAAGCATTGGGGGCTTTCCGAGGCAGGGGTCCAGACGATCCGTCGCGCGAACGCGGTGCAACCGCTCACGGCGGTGCAGAGCGAATACTCGCTGTTCTATCGCGGCGTCGAGGCCGAGGTCCTGCCGGTGTGCGAGGAACTCGGGATCGGCTTCGTGCCGTTCAGCCCGCTCGGTGCGGGGTTCCTGACCGGCAAGATCGACCAGAACACCAAGTTCGACCCGACCGACTTTCGCAGCGCCGTGCCGCGGTTCTCGCCTGAGGCGCGCAAGGCCAACATGGGCCTCGTCGACATCGTCAAGGCTGTCGCCGAGCATAAGGGTGCAACCCCGGCCCAGGTAGCGCTGGCCTGGCTCCTCGCGCAGAAGCCCTGGATCGTGCCGATCCCCGGCACGACCAAGCGCAATCGACTTGAGGAAAACCTCGGCGCCACAAATCTTGCGCTGACGGCGCGCGACCTTCAGGAGCTTGCCGAGGCGCTCGCCAAGTTCGATGTGCAGGGTGAACGTCTGCCGGAAGCGGCGCTGAAGATGACCGGTCTCTAA
- a CDS encoding flavodoxin, whose translation MAETNNPTRREVLMSSLLLPLAAGSAAAVTPADAASQGEKKILVAYFTRSGNTRTIAGLLSRDLQADLFEIEPATPYPADYFATVEQATQERERNYLPPLKATVNNLAAYDTVFLGFPIWGASAPPIIRSFLASQDFAGKTIVPFNLHGGYGLGNSRDVVAQAAPQARFAEGFAMEGLQERRTTEQVREWLAKAALKSE comes from the coding sequence ATGGCCGAAACCAACAACCCGACCCGACGGGAGGTGCTCATGTCATCGCTGCTCCTGCCGCTCGCGGCTGGAAGTGCGGCCGCGGTCACACCAGCCGACGCGGCATCGCAGGGCGAGAAGAAGATCCTCGTGGCGTACTTCACGCGCAGCGGCAACACTCGCACAATTGCCGGCCTGCTCAGCCGCGATCTCCAGGCCGACCTCTTCGAAATCGAGCCGGCGACGCCTTATCCGGCTGACTACTTCGCGACCGTGGAGCAGGCGACGCAAGAGCGCGAGCGGAATTATCTGCCGCCGCTCAAGGCGACGGTCAACAACCTGGCCGCCTACGACACGGTGTTCCTCGGCTTTCCCATCTGGGGCGCTTCGGCGCCTCCGATCATCCGCTCCTTTCTGGCCAGCCAAGACTTCGCCGGGAAAACGATCGTGCCCTTCAATCTGCACGGCGGCTATGGGCTGGGCAACAGCCGCGACGTGGTCGCACAGGCCGCACCGCAGGCGCGTTTCGCCGAGGGCTTTGCAATGGAGGGCCTGCAGGAACGCCGCACAACTGAGCAAGTGCGCGAGTGGCTGGCAAAAGCGGCCTTGAAATCCGAGTGA
- a CDS encoding ferritin-like domain-containing protein, with translation MKTLANIFEHTLQDMYYAENAITKALPKVAKATTDAKLKTAVEDHLEETKGQIKKLEQVFKSIGKKASGEKCDAIEGLIKEADGLMEEASGTALDAGLLAACQAVEHYEISRYGSLREWAKDLGHDEAHKLLSEILDQEKATNNKLTNLAVTSINKTS, from the coding sequence ATGAAAACTTTGGCCAATATTTTCGAGCATACCCTTCAGGACATGTATTACGCCGAGAACGCGATTACCAAGGCTTTGCCCAAAGTGGCCAAGGCCACGACGGACGCCAAGCTAAAGACGGCTGTGGAGGACCATCTCGAAGAAACCAAGGGGCAAATCAAGAAGCTGGAGCAGGTGTTCAAGTCGATAGGCAAGAAGGCCTCCGGCGAGAAGTGCGACGCCATCGAGGGCCTTATCAAGGAAGCTGACGGACTGATGGAAGAAGCGTCGGGGACGGCTCTCGACGCCGGCCTGCTGGCGGCCTGTCAGGCAGTCGAGCACTACGAAATCTCCCGGTACGGGTCTCTGCGGGAATGGGCAAAGGACCTCGGGCATGACGAGGCGCACAAGCTGCTCAGCGAGATCCTTGACCAGGAGAAGGCAACCAACAACAAGCTGACGAACCTCGCGGTCACGTCGATCAACAAGACAAGTTGA
- a CDS encoding HD-GYP domain-containing protein — translation MTNSMLLQIDKNDARLGMFIHGFGKQWLRSPFAASQFKLSSPAELEALRESSVTTLVIDLSKGIGPTSSTAELPKPNESSAPANTEAAMTKATGMVRSIFSNAASSICIDRQQVEAVVDVVDQLLYTRPASVLNLTKLKTKDEISFQHSVAVCALVGLFARHLKLDSDVVRILSVGSLLHDIGKIRIPTAILTKTDKLTAHEMAVMQTHPREGYAMLARTKGLPEIVGKICLHHHEKLDGSGYPDGLKDGQVGAAVRVVAICDVFDALTSIRPYKKGFTPEAAAEMMGTWSGHFDRALLKQFFDCMGLSWPSGPAQTLQITDEMGGIAQADLNNF, via the coding sequence ATGACGAATTCCATGCTTCTGCAGATCGACAAGAATGATGCCCGTCTCGGCATGTTTATTCATGGGTTCGGCAAGCAATGGCTACGCAGCCCATTTGCAGCCAGCCAGTTCAAACTATCCAGCCCGGCCGAGCTGGAGGCGCTTCGCGAAAGTTCGGTAACGACGCTTGTCATCGATCTTTCAAAGGGGATCGGGCCGACCAGTTCGACGGCCGAGCTACCAAAACCCAATGAGAGCTCAGCGCCCGCCAACACTGAGGCGGCGATGACGAAGGCGACCGGGATGGTCCGCTCGATCTTCAGCAACGCAGCCTCATCAATATGCATTGACCGGCAGCAAGTGGAGGCGGTTGTCGATGTCGTCGACCAGCTCCTATACACTCGCCCGGCAAGCGTCTTGAACCTCACCAAGCTCAAGACAAAGGATGAGATCAGCTTCCAACATTCAGTAGCAGTCTGTGCCCTTGTCGGCTTATTCGCGCGACACCTCAAGCTTGACAGTGATGTGGTCCGGATACTGTCCGTTGGCAGTCTTCTGCACGACATCGGAAAGATTCGCATCCCGACTGCCATTCTGACCAAGACCGACAAGCTCACGGCTCATGAGATGGCAGTCATGCAGACCCACCCGCGCGAAGGATATGCAATGCTGGCGAGGACGAAGGGTCTACCGGAAATCGTGGGAAAAATCTGCCTTCATCATCACGAAAAGCTGGACGGGTCCGGCTATCCGGATGGCTTAAAAGACGGACAGGTCGGTGCCGCGGTACGGGTTGTCGCGATTTGCGATGTTTTCGATGCCTTGACGTCTATTCGGCCATACAAGAAGGGCTTCACTCCGGAGGCTGCCGCGGAGATGATGGGGACGTGGAGCGGTCATTTCGATCGAGCGCTTTTAAAACAGTTCTTTGATTGCATGGGTCTAAGTTGGCCGAGCGGACCAGCTCAAACCCTGCAAATCACCGATGAGATGGGGGGCATTGCTCAGGCGGACTTAAACAACTTCTAA
- a CDS encoding PhzF family phenazine biosynthesis protein, whose amino-acid sequence MGHGNTKFSFQQVDVFSSKALLGNPLAVVIGADALNASKMAAFARWTNLSETTFLLQPRSADADYRVRIFTPVAELPFAGHPTLGSCHVWLSSGGSPKSGDIVQECEAGLIHIRRDNERLSFGAPELRRSGPVELDILTRAIKGLRLTSDDIIDANWVDNGPGWLAVLLRSRTDVLALRPDFAVLSGLRVGVVAPWDPTKDGRDADFEVRAFTAAGFEDPVTGSLNAGIAQWLIGNGIAPPSYIASQGTVLGREGRVHVELVEDQIWIGGDVTTCIEGVAAL is encoded by the coding sequence GTGGGACACGGAAACACGAAATTTTCATTCCAGCAGGTTGACGTTTTCTCCTCCAAAGCTTTGTTAGGTAACCCGCTGGCGGTTGTCATCGGAGCAGATGCCTTGAACGCATCTAAGATGGCTGCTTTCGCGCGCTGGACGAACCTTAGCGAAACGACCTTCCTTCTACAGCCGAGGTCGGCGGATGCCGACTACCGCGTTCGAATCTTTACGCCTGTTGCTGAGTTGCCCTTCGCGGGCCACCCCACTTTGGGGAGTTGCCATGTATGGCTGTCTTCCGGTGGAAGTCCAAAGAGTGGCGACATTGTCCAGGAGTGCGAGGCAGGACTAATCCACATTCGGCGCGACAATGAACGACTTTCCTTCGGAGCCCCCGAACTGCGCCGCTCGGGCCCGGTGGAACTCGACATACTGACGCGAGCCATCAAAGGTCTGCGATTGACCTCTGATGACATCATCGACGCCAATTGGGTGGACAATGGCCCCGGCTGGCTCGCTGTTCTGCTACGCTCCAGGACTGACGTCCTGGCGCTGCGCCCGGATTTCGCCGTTCTGTCCGGATTGCGGGTCGGTGTCGTTGCTCCCTGGGATCCTACGAAGGATGGGCGGGATGCAGATTTCGAGGTGCGTGCCTTTACCGCGGCCGGTTTTGAAGATCCGGTAACCGGCAGCTTAAACGCTGGCATCGCTCAATGGTTAATTGGCAACGGCATCGCGCCTCCGTCATACATTGCCAGCCAGGGTACCGTCCTTGGACGGGAAGGACGTGTTCATGTGGAGCTGGTCGAAGATCAGATTTGGATCGGTGGCGACGTTACGACATGTATCGAGGGCGTTGCAGCCCTTTAA
- a CDS encoding ABC transporter ATP-binding protein yields the protein MADETTTANALEIRGLYKSFDKPAVAGLDLTVRAGEFYGLLGPNGAGKTTTLRMVAGLLQPDAGTITIAGRDALRSPVEAKRIVAWISDEPMIYDKLTPFEYLEFVAGLWSVKASTAQERARQLFDLLDLTPHAHTHCSGFSKGMRQKVALAGALVHDPEIIILDEPLTGLDAGSARQVKRVLRERVDAGATVIMTTHILEVAERMAERIGVIAKGRLIAEGTFEQLRRQAGHGAGTLEDTFLALVAEAA from the coding sequence ATGGCCGATGAGACGACCACTGCTAACGCGCTCGAAATTCGTGGGCTCTACAAAAGCTTCGACAAGCCTGCGGTGGCTGGCCTCGACCTGACCGTCAGGGCGGGCGAGTTTTACGGCCTTCTTGGCCCAAATGGCGCCGGAAAGACAACGACGCTGCGCATGGTCGCGGGGCTGCTGCAACCGGATGCGGGAACGATCACCATTGCAGGTCGCGACGCGCTCCGAAGCCCGGTCGAAGCCAAGCGCATCGTTGCCTGGATATCGGACGAACCGATGATCTACGACAAGCTCACGCCATTCGAATATCTCGAATTCGTCGCCGGTCTGTGGAGCGTCAAGGCAAGCACGGCGCAGGAACGGGCAAGGCAGCTGTTCGATCTGCTGGACCTGACGCCGCATGCACACACGCATTGCAGCGGCTTTTCGAAGGGCATGCGACAGAAGGTGGCGTTGGCCGGAGCGTTGGTCCATGACCCGGAAATCATCATCCTTGACGAGCCGCTGACCGGCCTGGATGCCGGCTCGGCGCGTCAGGTCAAGCGGGTGTTGCGCGAACGCGTCGATGCCGGCGCAACGGTCATAATGACGACGCACATTCTGGAGGTGGCCGAGCGCATGGCTGAACGCATCGGAGTCATTGCCAAGGGTAGGCTGATCGCCGAGGGCACTTTCGAGCAACTGCGGCGGCAGGCCGGCCATGGCGCCGGAACCCTCGAAGATACCTTCCTGGCTCTGGTAGCCGAAGCGGCATGA
- a CDS encoding permease has product MSAHPATIGWLAAHELRLSWRDWFYLFTAGKKGRSRRIGIFLIVGVLLAHAFALFVIGRFTAADFPVSRANYLLLTSGVLLYFFLMTSQAMEAATRVLYARADLELLHSSPVALRRVFVVRLTMIAISIGTMAMLIASPFINVLAWREGAQWLAAYGVVFSTGCVAAALAITLTAFLFNVVGPRRTRFAAQFVAAVVGALFVISLQVIAIFTTDTLSHLAVLRDEWVIALSPPEDSLVWWPARAALGDGVRLAWVLGCAVALAASAIAIFSWRFVRYTALAANIGESGSIRQGKAGSFRLTSPGHALRHKEWTLLLRDPWLMSQSLMQLLYMLPPAILLWKNYGHGTDALVLIIPVLVMASGQLAGGLAWLAISGEDAPDLVATAPVTATSIIRAKVEAVLRAIIVVVAPFVLAFAMVSTRHALVLAVGSALAAISATMIQLWFRAQARRAQFHRRQTSSRIATFAEGFSSVGWAGTAALYAGGVTGASVVAGILTVLTLVVTYFAAPKAAG; this is encoded by the coding sequence ATGAGCGCCCATCCCGCAACGATCGGTTGGCTAGCGGCACATGAATTGCGCCTCTCCTGGCGCGACTGGTTTTATCTCTTCACTGCGGGCAAGAAGGGGCGTTCGCGCAGGATAGGCATATTCTTGATAGTCGGCGTGCTGCTCGCGCATGCCTTCGCGCTGTTTGTGATTGGACGTTTCACCGCCGCCGATTTTCCCGTTTCGCGCGCCAACTATCTGCTGCTGACCAGCGGTGTGCTGCTCTATTTCTTCCTGATGACCTCGCAGGCGATGGAGGCGGCGACCCGTGTGCTGTATGCCCGCGCCGATCTGGAATTGCTGCATTCATCCCCGGTGGCGCTGCGGCGGGTCTTTGTCGTGCGCCTGACGATGATCGCGATTTCGATCGGCACCATGGCGATGCTGATCGCATCGCCCTTCATCAACGTCTTAGCTTGGCGCGAGGGAGCTCAATGGCTGGCCGCCTATGGCGTGGTGTTCTCGACGGGGTGCGTTGCAGCTGCCCTGGCCATCACGCTAACCGCGTTTTTGTTCAACGTCGTAGGCCCGCGGCGCACGCGCTTTGCCGCCCAGTTTGTGGCCGCAGTCGTCGGCGCGCTGTTCGTCATCTCTCTGCAGGTCATCGCTATCTTCACGACCGACACGCTCTCGCATTTGGCGGTCCTGCGGGACGAGTGGGTAATCGCGCTTTCACCGCCCGAGGACAGCTTGGTGTGGTGGCCGGCGCGAGCCGCGCTTGGCGACGGCGTGAGGCTGGCCTGGGTGCTTGGCTGTGCGGTGGCTTTGGCCGCCTCCGCCATTGCAATTTTCTCATGGCGCTTCGTGCGCTACACGGCGCTCGCCGCCAACATTGGCGAGAGCGGTTCGATCCGCCAAGGCAAGGCAGGGTCGTTTCGTCTGACGTCGCCGGGACACGCCTTGCGCCACAAGGAATGGACATTGTTGCTGCGCGATCCCTGGCTCATGTCGCAAAGCCTGATGCAACTGCTCTACATGCTGCCACCCGCGATATTGCTGTGGAAGAATTATGGCCATGGCACGGACGCGCTGGTTCTGATCATCCCCGTGCTGGTGATGGCATCCGGGCAGTTGGCCGGCGGCCTGGCCTGGCTTGCCATTTCCGGTGAAGATGCACCCGACCTGGTGGCGACCGCGCCGGTGACCGCGACAAGCATCATACGCGCAAAGGTCGAGGCGGTTTTGCGCGCAATCATAGTCGTCGTCGCCCCATTCGTCCTGGCTTTCGCGATGGTTTCGACTCGACACGCGTTGGTTCTGGCAGTCGGCTCGGCACTGGCGGCGATCTCGGCGACGATGATCCAGCTTTGGTTCCGCGCGCAGGCGCGGCGTGCCCAATTTCATCGTCGCCAGACCTCCTCGCGGATCGCTACATTCGCCGAAGGGTTTTCGTCGGTCGGCTGGGCAGGCACAGCCGCCCTCTACGCTGGTGGCGTTACAGGGGCCAGCGTCGTTGCCGGGATACTGACCGTGCTGACGCTGGTGGTAACTTATTTCGCCGCGCCAAAAGCGGCGGGATAG
- a CDS encoding M23 family metallopeptidase codes for MLSSLSVKPISAPNPVRGADGKLHLAYELLVVNTSHLFMTIDRVEVLDPAANVLWSADKDKLAGMTSTFGGVGDKLPPGGSAAVLIDATVAPGSEALGHVAARLTVSREISGPDGKPAPFPPTEPLPATVTFTTAPTPVGKPARLVQPPLRGTGWLAVNGCCDQLTSHRGALMAVNGSLRVPERFAIDWLKLDASGRVFTGDPAKTASYAYYGAEIHAVADGVVVNLYDEADEQVPGKIEGITTENIGGNMMVVDIGDGAFAFYAHMQRGSLRFKLGDRVKAGDVVGLLGNTGNTTAPHLHFHLMDGPSPLDANGLPFEFTRFQSRGVVLMSADNDPIERGAPAEISDDGHNGQHVNELPLNNQVIDFD; via the coding sequence GTGCTGAGTTCGTTGAGCGTGAAGCCGATCAGCGCGCCGAACCCGGTGAGGGGTGCCGATGGAAAATTGCACCTGGCCTATGAACTCCTGGTGGTGAACACCAGCCATCTGTTCATGACGATCGACAGGGTTGAAGTGCTCGACCCGGCGGCGAATGTCTTGTGGTCGGCCGACAAGGACAAGCTTGCAGGCATGACGTCCACGTTCGGTGGCGTCGGCGACAAGCTGCCGCCGGGCGGATCGGCTGCCGTGCTCATCGACGCGACCGTCGCACCGGGAAGCGAGGCACTCGGTCATGTAGCGGCGAGGCTGACGGTGAGCAGGGAAATCTCCGGACCGGACGGAAAACCCGCGCCCTTCCCGCCCACCGAGCCGTTGCCGGCGACGGTCACCTTTACGACTGCGCCGACACCGGTTGGAAAGCCGGCACGCCTCGTGCAGCCTCCCCTGCGTGGAACGGGATGGCTCGCGGTCAATGGCTGCTGCGACCAACTTACGTCCCATCGTGGGGCGTTGATGGCGGTGAACGGATCGCTTCGCGTGCCCGAACGTTTTGCGATCGACTGGTTGAAGCTCGATGCAAGCGGCCGCGTCTTTACCGGCGATCCCGCCAAAACGGCAAGCTACGCCTATTATGGCGCCGAGATTCATGCGGTCGCGGATGGCGTCGTCGTCAACCTCTATGATGAAGCCGACGAGCAGGTTCCCGGCAAGATCGAGGGGATCACCACCGAGAACATCGGCGGCAACATGATGGTCGTGGATATCGGCGACGGCGCCTTTGCATTCTATGCCCACATGCAGCGCGGCAGCCTTCGCTTCAAGCTGGGCGACCGGGTGAAGGCCGGCGATGTCGTTGGCCTGCTCGGCAATACCGGCAATACGACCGCTCCCCACCTTCATTTCCATCTGATGGACGGTCCCTCACCCCTCGACGCCAACGGACTTCCGTTCGAATTTACGCGGTTCCAGAGCAGAGGCGTTGTCTTGATGTCGGCCGACAATGATCCGATCGAGCGCGGCGCGCCCGCCGAGATCAGCGATGACGGACACAATGGCCAGCATGTGAACGAATTGCCTCTGAACAATCAGGTCATCGATTTCGATTGA
- a CDS encoding DUF2270 domain-containing protein — protein sequence MARPEMAMPVDEAPAPRVSDAFASRLTSSELVGTMSHFHRAEIARMAGWRDRLDRTSNWAITVVAAMLSVSLSTASAHHGVLLFAMLLITLLLWIEARRYRFFDLYRARVRQFERYYFAQIFSPQPDFASNWLVILGEGLRAPRFLISQPAALVRRLRRNYIFMYMILLLAWVVKISTPGLQHEGAATGIVGSLREVVAGAALGPVPGTVIVIVILIFYAGLLVATFLSPDDKGELSHGDAHV from the coding sequence ATGGCTCGACCTGAGATGGCGATGCCTGTCGACGAGGCTCCGGCGCCCCGCGTGTCCGACGCGTTCGCCAGTCGCCTGACCTCGTCCGAGCTGGTCGGCACCATGTCGCATTTCCATCGCGCCGAAATTGCCCGCATGGCCGGCTGGCGCGACAGGCTGGACCGAACCAGCAACTGGGCGATCACCGTGGTCGCCGCCATGCTGTCGGTCTCGCTGTCGACCGCCAGCGCCCATCACGGCGTGCTTTTGTTCGCCATGCTGCTGATCACGCTGCTTTTGTGGATCGAGGCGCGGCGCTACCGCTTCTTCGACCTTTACCGGGCGCGGGTGCGCCAGTTCGAACGCTACTATTTCGCCCAGATATTCTCGCCGCAGCCCGACTTCGCCTCCAACTGGCTGGTCATCCTCGGCGAAGGGTTGCGGGCGCCACGCTTCCTGATATCGCAGCCCGCCGCGCTCGTGCGCCGGCTGCGCCGCAACTACATCTTCATGTACATGATCCTGCTGCTGGCCTGGGTGGTGAAGATCTCGACGCCCGGCCTGCAGCACGAGGGCGCTGCAACAGGCATCGTCGGCTCGCTGCGGGAAGTGGTTGCAGGTGCTGCCCTCGGCCCGGTGCCGGGCACCGTCATCGTCATCGTGATCCTGATCTTCTATGCCGGCCTGTTGGTGGCGACCTTTTTGTCCCCCGACGACAAAGGCGAGCTGTCGCATGGCGACGCGCATGTCTGA
- a CDS encoding MarR family winged helix-turn-helix transcriptional regulator: METDRESSARKTPPPAVRWADLADLILIIAREIQFQGYRDERALSLTQSEGMVMRHLVAHASATPSQIAAAIGLQRTNVSTVLRDLEGKGLIERHVDPEDRRGVSVHRTRRGADNYALVRKEWGAAVSAAAGGDTSKLDDALALLRSIEAGLTATRPTEGAVRGRRRET, translated from the coding sequence ATGGAAACCGATCGCGAATCGTCCGCACGCAAAACGCCACCCCCGGCGGTTCGCTGGGCGGATCTGGCCGACCTGATCCTCATCATTGCTCGCGAGATCCAGTTCCAGGGATACCGGGATGAGCGGGCGCTATCCCTCACGCAATCGGAAGGCATGGTCATGCGTCACCTGGTTGCACACGCCTCGGCGACACCCAGCCAGATTGCCGCCGCAATCGGGCTGCAGCGCACCAACGTTTCGACAGTGCTGCGCGACCTCGAAGGCAAGGGGCTCATCGAGCGCCACGTCGATCCGGAAGATCGCCGCGGCGTCAGCGTCCACCGCACGCGGCGCGGGGCCGACAACTACGCGCTGGTGCGCAAGGAATGGGGTGCTGCCGTCTCCGCCGCCGCCGGCGGCGATACCAGCAAGCTCGACGATGCGCTCGCTCTTCTCAGGTCGATAGAAGCCGGCCTTACCGCGACGCGGCCGACCGAAGGCGCGGTGCGGGGCCGCCGTCGGGAGACTTAG